A window of the Streptomyces griseochromogenes genome harbors these coding sequences:
- a CDS encoding anti-sigma regulatory factor — protein MSQIAGEPATQDFVEVRLPAAGAYLSVLRTATAGLAARLDFTLDEIEDLRIAVDEACAILLQQAVEGSVLSCVFRLVDDSLEVTVSAPTTDGHAPSRDTFAWTVLSALAGKVSSAVDEDKTVSISLYKQRGAGPGPA, from the coding sequence GTGTCCCAGATCGCAGGCGAGCCCGCGACCCAGGACTTCGTGGAAGTCCGGCTGCCGGCTGCGGGTGCCTACCTGTCGGTGCTGCGGACGGCCACGGCCGGTCTGGCGGCCCGCTTGGACTTCACCCTCGACGAGATCGAGGACTTGCGCATCGCCGTGGACGAGGCCTGCGCGATCCTGCTTCAGCAGGCCGTGGAGGGCTCCGTCCTCAGCTGCGTCTTCCGGCTCGTCGACGACTCGCTGGAGGTCACGGTGTCGGCGCCGACCACCGACGGCCACGCCCCCTCACGGGACACCTTCGCCTGGACGGTGCTCTCGGCCCTCGCGGGCAAGGTCTCGTCCGCCGTCGACGAGGACAAAACCGTGTCCATCAGCCTCTACAAACAGCGCGGCGCGGGCCCCGGCCCGGCGTGA
- a CDS encoding RNA polymerase sigma factor SigF, with amino-acid sequence MRDEERGTRELPTGATGPTDGSRRMADGIDGIPEQARPHPEDDSAQDGRDGAVQGAPSERGGGFESAARAEARARGRATGGTMSEHERYAEDDALGAEAVQATQHDPQDRSGARAMFIELRKLNQGSPQYAELRNQLVRMHLPLVEHLARRFRNRGEPLDDLTQVATIGLIKSVDRFDPERGVEFSTYATPTVVGEIKRHFRDKGWAVRVPRRLQELRLALTTATAELSQLHGRSPTVHELAEKLAISEEEVLEGLESANAYSTLSLDVPDTDDESPAVADTLGAEDEALEGVEYRESLKPLLEDLPPREKRILLLRFFGNMTQSQIAQEVGISQMHVSRLLARTLAQLREKLLVEE; translated from the coding sequence GTGCGGGACGAAGAGCGCGGCACACGGGAGCTGCCGACGGGGGCCACGGGCCCCACGGACGGCTCCCGACGCATGGCGGACGGCATCGACGGCATCCCCGAGCAGGCCAGACCGCATCCGGAGGACGACTCCGCGCAGGACGGCCGGGACGGTGCCGTGCAGGGCGCGCCTTCGGAGAGAGGCGGCGGGTTCGAGTCCGCCGCCCGCGCGGAGGCGAGGGCTCGGGGAAGGGCTACGGGCGGGACGATGAGCGAGCACGAGCGATACGCCGAGGACGACGCGCTGGGCGCGGAGGCCGTGCAGGCCACCCAGCACGACCCCCAGGACCGCAGCGGGGCACGTGCGATGTTCATCGAGCTGCGCAAGCTGAATCAGGGCAGCCCCCAGTACGCGGAGCTGCGCAACCAGCTGGTCCGTATGCACCTGCCGCTCGTCGAGCACCTGGCACGCCGCTTCCGCAACCGCGGCGAGCCCCTGGACGACCTCACCCAGGTCGCCACGATCGGCCTGATCAAGTCCGTCGACCGCTTCGACCCGGAGCGGGGCGTGGAGTTTTCCACGTACGCCACCCCGACCGTCGTCGGCGAGATCAAGCGGCACTTCCGGGACAAGGGCTGGGCGGTCCGCGTGCCGCGCCGCCTGCAGGAGCTGCGGCTCGCGCTGACCACGGCGACGGCCGAGCTGTCCCAGCTGCACGGCCGCTCCCCCACGGTCCACGAGCTGGCCGAGAAGCTCGCGATCTCCGAGGAGGAGGTCCTGGAGGGCCTGGAGTCCGCCAACGCGTACTCCACGCTGTCCCTGGACGTCCCCGACACCGACGACGAGTCCCCGGCGGTCGCCGACACCCTCGGCGCGGAGGACGAGGCGCTGGAGGGTGTGGAGTACCGCGAGTCCCTCAAGCCGCTGCTGGAGGACCTGCCGCCGCGCGAGAAGCGGATCCTGCTGCTGCGCTTCTTCGGGAACATGACGCAGTCGCAGATCGCGCAGGAGGTCGGCATCTCCCAGATGCACGTCTCACGGCTGCTCGCCCGGACCCTGGCCCAGCTGCGGGAGAAGCTGCTGGTCGAGGAGTGA
- a CDS encoding N-acetylmuramoyl-L-alanine amidase yields the protein MAPPMSASGFLNSLRAEGITVVEVGDWQNHNRNHIGPWGPVHGVMIHHTVTNGGARTVAICRDGRTDLPGPLCHGVITKDGTVHLVGYGRANHAGAGDDDVLRAVIAEQALPPDNEANTDGNRHFYGFECENMGDGEDPWPEAQLEAIVRAAAALCRRHAWSARSVIGHLEWQPGKVDPRGFTMESLRERIGKRLQEA from the coding sequence ATGGCCCCACCCATGTCCGCGAGCGGGTTCCTCAACTCGCTTCGAGCGGAGGGCATCACCGTCGTCGAGGTCGGCGACTGGCAGAACCACAACCGCAACCACATCGGCCCCTGGGGGCCCGTCCACGGCGTGATGATCCACCACACGGTGACCAACGGCGGCGCGCGGACCGTGGCGATCTGCCGGGACGGCCGCACGGATCTGCCGGGCCCGCTGTGCCACGGCGTGATCACCAAGGACGGCACGGTCCACCTGGTCGGCTACGGCCGCGCCAACCACGCGGGCGCCGGCGACGACGACGTCCTGCGGGCGGTGATCGCCGAGCAGGCGCTGCCGCCGGACAACGAGGCGAACACCGACGGCAACCGGCATTTCTACGGCTTCGAGTGCGAGAACATGGGCGACGGCGAGGACCCCTGGCCCGAGGCGCAGCTGGAGGCGATCGTGCGCGCCGCCGCTGCCCTGTGCCGGCGCCACGCGTGGTCGGCGCGGTCGGTGATCGGCCATCTGGAGTGGCAGCCGGGCAAGGTGGACCCGCGCGGGTTCACGATGGAGTCGCTGCGGGAGCGGATCGGCAAGCGGCTGCAGGAGGCGTAA
- a CDS encoding Na+/H+ antiporter, whose protein sequence is MDVMPLLLLVAGSAAVAGAARRGPVPAPLLLVAVGLAVSYLPGVPHYTLDPEIVLPLVLPPLLYKEGTESSYLDLRAQMRPVGLLSVGYVLFATFVVGWAAYLIVPGLPLPAALVLGAVVAPTDAVAAAAIARRVGLPSRITTILQGESLLNDATAITAYKVALAAAVGEGATWAGGIGEFLRAAVGGVAVGLVLMVPIHWLRTHLKEALLQNTLSLLIPFVAYGVAEQLHGSGVLAVVVVAVYLGHHAWEVDFATRLQEDAVWRMVAFLLESAVFALIGLQLPRVLKGLGEHEGATATWYAVVVFLVVVAARFVWVYPATFLPRLFSERIREREENPTWRAPAVTSWAAMRGVVSLAIAFSIPATVHGGGAFPQRNLILFLTFTTVIGTLVVQGLSLPAVIRLMRFPGRDRQAETLTEANAQAQASRAAESCLDDLLADERNALPPPLADRLRNVLERRRNAVWERLGQVNAVTGESVDDTYRRLSREMISAEREVFVKLRDHRYIDDEMLRALLRRLDLEEAAAYREAD, encoded by the coding sequence ATGGATGTGATGCCGCTGCTGTTGCTGGTGGCGGGCAGTGCCGCGGTGGCGGGGGCCGCCCGGCGCGGCCCGGTGCCCGCACCGCTGCTACTGGTCGCGGTCGGCCTCGCGGTCTCGTACCTCCCGGGAGTCCCGCACTACACGCTCGACCCAGAGATCGTCCTGCCCCTGGTGCTGCCCCCTCTGCTGTACAAGGAGGGCACCGAGAGCTCGTACCTCGACCTGCGGGCCCAGATGCGGCCCGTGGGGCTGCTGTCGGTCGGGTACGTGCTCTTCGCGACCTTCGTCGTCGGCTGGGCCGCCTACCTGATCGTTCCGGGGCTGCCGCTGCCCGCGGCCCTGGTGCTGGGCGCCGTGGTGGCGCCGACGGACGCGGTCGCGGCCGCGGCGATCGCACGCCGGGTCGGACTACCGTCACGGATCACCACGATCCTCCAGGGCGAGTCCCTGCTGAACGACGCCACCGCGATCACCGCCTACAAGGTGGCCCTCGCCGCCGCGGTCGGCGAGGGCGCCACCTGGGCGGGCGGGATCGGTGAATTCCTGCGGGCGGCGGTCGGCGGCGTCGCCGTCGGACTGGTGCTCATGGTGCCGATCCACTGGCTGCGCACCCACCTCAAGGAGGCGCTGCTCCAGAACACCCTCTCGCTGCTGATCCCGTTCGTCGCCTACGGCGTCGCCGAGCAGCTGCACGGCTCCGGCGTCCTCGCGGTCGTGGTGGTCGCGGTCTACCTCGGACACCACGCGTGGGAGGTCGACTTCGCCACCCGCCTCCAGGAGGACGCGGTGTGGCGGATGGTCGCCTTCCTCCTGGAGTCGGCGGTGTTCGCGCTGATCGGCCTGCAGCTGCCCCGGGTCCTCAAGGGCCTCGGCGAGCACGAGGGCGCCACCGCCACCTGGTACGCGGTCGTCGTCTTCCTCGTGGTCGTCGCGGCCCGGTTCGTGTGGGTGTACCCGGCGACCTTCCTGCCGCGCCTGTTCTCCGAACGCATCCGGGAGCGCGAGGAGAACCCCACCTGGCGGGCGCCGGCCGTGACGTCCTGGGCCGCCATGCGCGGCGTGGTCTCCCTGGCCATCGCCTTCTCGATCCCCGCCACGGTGCACGGGGGCGGCGCGTTCCCGCAGCGCAACCTGATCCTCTTCCTGACCTTCACGACTGTCATCGGCACGCTGGTCGTGCAGGGCCTCTCGCTCCCGGCGGTGATCCGCCTGATGCGCTTCCCCGGCCGCGACCGGCAGGCCGAGACGCTCACCGAGGCCAACGCCCAGGCGCAGGCGTCCCGGGCGGCCGAGAGCTGCCTGGACGACCTCCTGGCCGACGAGCGCAACGCCCTTCCGCCCCCGCTCGCCGACCGCCTGCGCAACGTCCTGGAGCGCCGCCGCAACGCCGTCTGGGAACGGCTCGGCCAGGTCAACGCCGTCACCGGCGAGTCCGTGGACGACACCTACCGCCGTCTGTCGCGCGAGATGATCAGTGCCGAGCGCGAGGTCTTCGTCAAGCTCCGCGACCACCGCTACATCGACGACGAGATGCTCCGCGCGCTCCTGCGCAGGCTCGATCTGGAGGAGGCGGCCGCCTACCGGGAGGCCGATTAG
- a CDS encoding 1-aminocyclopropane-1-carboxylate deaminase/D-cysteine desulfhydrase has product MTSTDPLAPHLPSPLEEVRDDRFSRHGVRLLLKRDDLIHPELVGNKWRKLVPNIEAARGRALVTFGGAYSNHLRATAAAGRLLGLPTTGVVRGQELAGRPLNASLSRCAADGMRLHFVDRSTYRHKSEPETLASILRAAGAEGAYVVPEGGSNAEAVRGCRALGEELRGRADVVAVACGTGGTLAGLAAGLDAGQCALGIPVLKGGFLADEVRALQERAFGARTGVWSLDDRFHFGGYARTTPALETFAEDFEQRHGLPVERLYVAKLLYGLVTLAEEGAFARGRTVAAVVTGRPFPES; this is encoded by the coding sequence GTGACCAGCACCGACCCGCTCGCCCCGCACCTGCCCTCTCCCCTGGAGGAGGTGCGGGACGACCGTTTCTCCCGGCACGGCGTCCGGCTGCTGCTCAAGCGGGACGATCTGATCCACCCGGAGCTGGTCGGCAACAAGTGGCGCAAGCTGGTGCCGAACATCGAGGCGGCACGCGGCCGGGCACTGGTCACCTTCGGCGGGGCCTACTCCAACCATCTGCGGGCCACGGCGGCCGCGGGCCGGCTGCTCGGGCTGCCGACCACCGGCGTGGTCCGCGGCCAGGAGCTGGCCGGCCGCCCGCTCAACGCGTCCCTGTCCCGGTGCGCGGCCGACGGTATGCGGCTGCACTTCGTCGACAGGTCGACGTACCGGCACAAGAGCGAGCCGGAGACCCTGGCCTCGATCCTGCGCGCGGCCGGTGCCGAGGGCGCGTACGTCGTTCCGGAGGGCGGCAGCAACGCCGAGGCCGTGCGCGGCTGCCGGGCCCTCGGCGAGGAGCTGCGCGGCCGCGCCGATGTCGTCGCCGTCGCCTGCGGCACCGGCGGCACGCTCGCCGGACTCGCCGCCGGGCTGGACGCGGGACAGTGCGCGCTCGGCATACCGGTGCTCAAGGGCGGCTTCCTGGCGGACGAGGTGCGGGCGCTCCAGGAGCGCGCCTTCGGCGCCCGCACCGGCGTCTGGTCCCTCGACGACCGCTTCCACTTCGGCGGCTACGCCCGGACGACCCCCGCGCTCGAGACCTTCGCCGAGGACTTCGAGCAGCGGCACGGACTGCCCGTGGAACGTCTCTATGTCGCCAAGTTGCTCTACGGGCTTGTCACCCTGGCCGAGGAGGGCGCCTTCGCCCGCGGAAGGACGGTCGCGGCGGTCGTCACGGGGCGGCCGTTCCCCGAGTCCTAA
- a CDS encoding UBP-type zinc finger domain-containing protein → MKQCTHADALPQPEPGPRSETCPECLATGTHPVQLRICLTCGHVGCCDSSPGRHATEHHETSGHPVMRTFEPGEDWRWCFVDHVLV, encoded by the coding sequence ATGAAACAGTGCACGCACGCCGACGCGCTGCCGCAGCCGGAACCGGGCCCGCGCAGCGAGACCTGCCCGGAGTGTCTCGCCACCGGAACGCATCCGGTGCAACTGCGGATCTGTCTGACCTGCGGCCACGTCGGCTGCTGCGACTCCTCACCGGGAAGGCACGCGACGGAGCACCATGAGACCTCCGGTCACCCGGTGATGCGGACGTTCGAGCCCGGCGAGGACTGGCGGTGGTGCTTCGTCGACCACGTTCTCGTGTGA